Proteins from a single region of Heptranchias perlo isolate sHepPer1 chromosome 34, sHepPer1.hap1, whole genome shotgun sequence:
- the gatm gene encoding glycine amidinotransferase, mitochondrial isoform X2 gives MDVLDNQWRIGRAVSGWVQKSFQSTQTAAAATGIQSSCVVDDDHKDKATKPLAEDCPVCSYNEWDTLEEVIVGRPENACVPPFTVEVKANTYEKYWPFYQQYGGQRYPAEHVRKAVAEIEEMCNVLRGEGVTVRHPELIDWSDKYKTPDFESTGMYAAMPRDILLVVGNEIIEAPMAWRARFFEYRAYRPLIKDYFRRGAKWTTAPKPQMSDKLYDLDYPIRSVEDRHKLAAEGKFVTTEFEPCFDAADFMRAGRDIFVQRSQVTNFMGIEWMQRHLAPTYRVHTISFKDPNPMHIDATFNIIGPGLVISNPDRPCLQIETFKKAGWTIVTPPTPLMPDDHPLWMSSKWLSMNVLMLDEKRVMVESNETTIQKMFEKLGIATIKVNIRYANSLGGGFHCWTCDIRRRGTLQSYFD, from the exons atggatgtgttggacAACCAATGGCGG ATTGGTCGAGCTGTTTCAGGGTGGGTGCAGAAATCTTTCCAAAGCACTCAGACCGCTGCTGCTGCTACAGGTATCCAGAGTTCCTGCGTTGTAGATGATGATCACAAGGACAAGGCCACTAAACCTCTTGCTGAAGACTGCCCCGTCTGCTCCTACAATGAGTGGGACACTCTGGAAGAAGTGATTGTTGGGAGACCAGAGAATGCATGTGTGCCCCCTTTCACAGTGGAAGTAAAG GCCAACACCTATGAGAAGTATTGGCCCTTTTACCAGCAGTACGGAGGCCAGAGATATCCTGCGGAACATGTGAGGAAAGCTGTTGCTGAAATTGAAGAGATGTGCAACGTACTCCGTGGGGAGGGAGTCACTGTTAGGCACCCAGAGCTCATTGACTGGTCTGATAAATACAAGACACCAGACTTTGAATCCACAG GCATGTACGCTGCTATGCCCAGGGATATACTGCTGGTGGTTGGGAACGAGATCATTGAAGCACCAATGGCTTGGCGAGCTCGCTTTTTTGAATACAGAGCGTATCGGCCACTCATCAAAGATTACTTCCGGCGTGGAGCTAAGTGGACTACTGCTCCGAAACCGCAAATGTCTGACAAACTCTATGACCTG GATTACCCAATTCGTTCGGTGGAGGACAGACACAAACTGGCTGCAGAGGGGAAATTTGTTACCACGGAGTTCGAACCCTGCTTTGATGCTGCTGATTTCATGAGGGCTGGGAGGGATATATTTGTACAAAGGAGCCAG GTGACTAATTTTATGGGAATTGAGTGGATGCAGAGACATCTTGCTCCAACATACAGAGTTCACACAATTTCCTTCAAGGATCCGAACCCCATGCACATTGATGCAACCTTCAATATTATTGGACCTGGTTTGGTGATATCGAACCCAGACCGCCCCTGTCTCCAA ATCGAGACCTTCAAAAAAGCTGGCTGGACTATCGTcactccccctactcctctgatgCCGGATG accACCCTCTGTGGATGTCTTCCAAGTGGCTGTCCATGAATGTTCTGATGTTGGATGAGAAGCGAGTGATGGTTGAAAGTAAcgagactacaattcaaaagatgTTTGAGAAACTGG GAATTGCAACAATTAAAGTCAACATCCGCTATGCTAATTCTTTGGGCGGGGGCTTTCATTGCTGGACATGTGATATCCGTCGTCGTGGGACTCTCCAATCATACTTTGACTGA
- the gatm gene encoding glycine amidinotransferase, mitochondrial isoform X1 has product MIRVRCLRGGSRGAESAHFLGAMIGRAVSGWVQKSFQSTQTAAAATGIQSSCVVDDDHKDKATKPLAEDCPVCSYNEWDTLEEVIVGRPENACVPPFTVEVKANTYEKYWPFYQQYGGQRYPAEHVRKAVAEIEEMCNVLRGEGVTVRHPELIDWSDKYKTPDFESTGMYAAMPRDILLVVGNEIIEAPMAWRARFFEYRAYRPLIKDYFRRGAKWTTAPKPQMSDKLYDLDYPIRSVEDRHKLAAEGKFVTTEFEPCFDAADFMRAGRDIFVQRSQVTNFMGIEWMQRHLAPTYRVHTISFKDPNPMHIDATFNIIGPGLVISNPDRPCLQIETFKKAGWTIVTPPTPLMPDDHPLWMSSKWLSMNVLMLDEKRVMVESNETTIQKMFEKLGIATIKVNIRYANSLGGGFHCWTCDIRRRGTLQSYFD; this is encoded by the exons ATTGGTCGAGCTGTTTCAGGGTGGGTGCAGAAATCTTTCCAAAGCACTCAGACCGCTGCTGCTGCTACAGGTATCCAGAGTTCCTGCGTTGTAGATGATGATCACAAGGACAAGGCCACTAAACCTCTTGCTGAAGACTGCCCCGTCTGCTCCTACAATGAGTGGGACACTCTGGAAGAAGTGATTGTTGGGAGACCAGAGAATGCATGTGTGCCCCCTTTCACAGTGGAAGTAAAG GCCAACACCTATGAGAAGTATTGGCCCTTTTACCAGCAGTACGGAGGCCAGAGATATCCTGCGGAACATGTGAGGAAAGCTGTTGCTGAAATTGAAGAGATGTGCAACGTACTCCGTGGGGAGGGAGTCACTGTTAGGCACCCAGAGCTCATTGACTGGTCTGATAAATACAAGACACCAGACTTTGAATCCACAG GCATGTACGCTGCTATGCCCAGGGATATACTGCTGGTGGTTGGGAACGAGATCATTGAAGCACCAATGGCTTGGCGAGCTCGCTTTTTTGAATACAGAGCGTATCGGCCACTCATCAAAGATTACTTCCGGCGTGGAGCTAAGTGGACTACTGCTCCGAAACCGCAAATGTCTGACAAACTCTATGACCTG GATTACCCAATTCGTTCGGTGGAGGACAGACACAAACTGGCTGCAGAGGGGAAATTTGTTACCACGGAGTTCGAACCCTGCTTTGATGCTGCTGATTTCATGAGGGCTGGGAGGGATATATTTGTACAAAGGAGCCAG GTGACTAATTTTATGGGAATTGAGTGGATGCAGAGACATCTTGCTCCAACATACAGAGTTCACACAATTTCCTTCAAGGATCCGAACCCCATGCACATTGATGCAACCTTCAATATTATTGGACCTGGTTTGGTGATATCGAACCCAGACCGCCCCTGTCTCCAA ATCGAGACCTTCAAAAAAGCTGGCTGGACTATCGTcactccccctactcctctgatgCCGGATG accACCCTCTGTGGATGTCTTCCAAGTGGCTGTCCATGAATGTTCTGATGTTGGATGAGAAGCGAGTGATGGTTGAAAGTAAcgagactacaattcaaaagatgTTTGAGAAACTGG GAATTGCAACAATTAAAGTCAACATCCGCTATGCTAATTCTTTGGGCGGGGGCTTTCATTGCTGGACATGTGATATCCGTCGTCGTGGGACTCTCCAATCATACTTTGACTGA